Proteins encoded together in one Flavobacteriales bacterium window:
- a CDS encoding tetratricopeptide repeat protein, producing MSTYRNLIFAIVLGLSTSAQAQYLDSLYAIWQDPSRSDSIRVAAYVDYVWDGYLYTQPDTAAILAEALHTFAQARQYPRASAKGYNLQGGASKNLGDYPRALAYYQQGLAINERIGDKKGIAGSLNNIGLIYWQQGNNPRALAYYQRSLAIFEGIGEKTGLANNLNNIGTIYLDQGNFTRALEYLEKSLAIREASGDMKNMASSLSNLSAVYAEQGDTARALEYNQRAWRSRKRSGIRAASRSA from the coding sequence ATGAGCACATACCGCAACCTGATCTTCGCGATCGTCCTGGGGCTATCGACAAGCGCGCAAGCACAGTACCTCGATTCGCTCTACGCCATCTGGCAAGACCCGTCCCGATCCGATTCCATCCGTGTTGCCGCCTACGTTGACTATGTGTGGGACGGCTACCTGTACACGCAGCCCGACACGGCCGCGATCCTGGCCGAAGCCCTGCACACCTTCGCCCAAGCGCGCCAATACCCCAGGGCCTCAGCAAAAGGGTACAACCTGCAAGGTGGTGCGAGCAAGAACTTGGGCGACTACCCCCGCGCCTTGGCCTACTACCAACAAGGCTTGGCGATCAATGAACGGATCGGGGACAAGAAAGGCATCGCAGGCAGCCTGAACAACATCGGCCTCATTTACTGGCAGCAAGGCAACAACCCGCGCGCGTTGGCATACTACCAGAGGTCCCTCGCGATCTTCGAAGGGATCGGGGAGAAGACCGGCCTCGCGAACAACCTCAACAACATCGGCACCATCTACCTCGATCAAGGCAATTTCACCCGCGCGTTGGAGTACCTCGAAAAGAGCCTGGCGATCCGGGAAGCGAGCGGGGATATGAAGAACATGGCGAGCAGCCTAAGTAATCTCAGTGCGGTGTACGCCGAACAAGGTGATACGGCCCGCGCGTTGGAATACAACCAAAGAGCCTGGCGATCCAGGAAGAGATCGGGGATAAGAGCGGCATCGCGGTCAGCCTGA
- a CDS encoding adenylate/guanylate cyclase domain-containing protein: MVYALQGKLEDAASYYRRLLVDFKSEITPVDRSIALANFGQVQLDMGQPDAARITFTELKELAEAGRMIAALSTAELGLGNVARLAGDRIGARAHFERARLGYAAEDHAIDVAIVQERLASLDREAVDSLDRAYLERFFHGATKPALAEAHALLDSAITTFLVNEDTPNLMSAYSALSEVERAQGDHRSALEHHKLFKAWSDTLFNAERDKKLTETAMTYEFEKKQAAAKAEQEKKDQRQRLVRNSIAGGLAFSLLFLGVVWRQRNKINAARKRSDELLLNILPEEVADELKATGAAEAKHFDTATILFTDFKGFTQLSEQVTPAELVAELNTCFKAFDGIMAKYRIEKIKTIGDAYMAAGGLPDPQHGPPADVIRAALEMQDFMKRHKAEREAAGKPFFEMRVGIHTGPVVAGIVGVKKFQYDIWGDTVNTASRMESSGEVGQVNISEATYALVKDAPWLAFAPRGKVQAKGKGEMNMYFVTSE, translated from the coding sequence ATGGTGTATGCCCTACAGGGCAAACTGGAGGATGCCGCCAGCTACTACCGCCGCTTGCTCGTCGATTTCAAGTCAGAGATCACTCCGGTGGACCGAAGCATCGCGCTCGCCAACTTCGGGCAGGTCCAGTTGGACATGGGCCAGCCGGACGCTGCGCGGATCACCTTCACCGAGCTGAAGGAATTGGCCGAGGCCGGGCGCATGATCGCAGCGTTGTCCACCGCCGAACTCGGTTTGGGCAACGTGGCACGGCTGGCCGGGGACCGCATCGGCGCTCGCGCGCATTTCGAACGGGCCCGGCTCGGCTACGCGGCGGAGGACCATGCGATCGACGTGGCCATCGTTCAGGAACGCCTTGCCTCGCTCGATCGCGAAGCGGTGGACAGCCTCGACCGCGCCTACCTGGAGCGCTTCTTCCACGGAGCCACCAAGCCGGCCCTCGCCGAAGCCCATGCCCTGCTCGATAGTGCCATCACCACCTTCCTGGTCAACGAGGACACGCCCAATCTGATGAGCGCCTACAGCGCGCTCAGCGAGGTGGAGCGCGCGCAGGGTGATCATCGCAGCGCCTTGGAGCACCACAAGCTCTTCAAAGCATGGAGCGATACGCTCTTCAACGCCGAGCGCGACAAGAAGCTCACGGAAACGGCCATGACCTATGAATTCGAGAAGAAGCAGGCCGCCGCGAAGGCCGAGCAGGAGAAGAAGGACCAGCGCCAGCGGCTGGTACGCAATTCCATCGCGGGCGGTCTCGCCTTCTCGTTGTTGTTCCTTGGGGTCGTATGGCGGCAACGCAACAAGATCAACGCGGCGCGCAAGCGCAGCGACGAACTGTTGCTGAACATCCTGCCCGAAGAGGTGGCGGATGAACTGAAGGCAACGGGCGCTGCGGAAGCGAAACACTTCGACACGGCCACCATCCTTTTCACCGATTTCAAGGGTTTCACGCAACTGAGCGAGCAGGTGACACCGGCGGAACTGGTCGCGGAACTGAACACCTGCTTCAAGGCCTTCGACGGCATCATGGCGAAGTACCGCATCGAAAAGATCAAGACCATCGGAGACGCTTACATGGCCGCCGGCGGATTGCCCGACCCGCAACACGGTCCACCGGCCGATGTGATCCGTGCGGCACTGGAGATGCAGGACTTCATGAAGCGGCACAAAGCGGAACGCGAAGCCGCAGGCAAACCCTTCTTTGAGATGCGCGTGGGCATTCACACCGGCCCGGTCGTAGCAGGCATCGTGGGCGTGAAGAAGTTCCAGTACGACATCTGGGGCGATACCGTGAACACGGCCAGCCGCATGGAGAGCAGCGGGGAAGTGGGGCAGGTCAATATCAGCGAAGCCACCTATGCCTTGGTCAAGGACGCGCCCTGGCTCGCCTTCGCTCCGCGCGGAAAAGTGCAGGCCAAGGGCAAGGGCGAGATGAACATGTACTTTGTAACATCCGAATGA
- a CDS encoding tetratricopeptide repeat protein — MEYHQKALAMREELGDKSGLAISLNNIGLVYRGQGKASLAIGYCRKSLALAEEIGAWDLQKDACQCHYDAYKAMGKGNEALVYLEKMNVITDSLNAQETSKKLEQMEFAKVMLQDSIAKAEEARLVQQAHEAQMRGEERTRNIAIGGGLAVLLLAGGIYTRLRYVRRSKAALQVEKDRSENLLLNILPADIAAELKEKGRADARDFDQVSILFTDFKGFTAASEKLSAQELVSEINTCFEAFDDIVGKYGIEKIKTIGDAYMAAGGLPVPTDNSATNTVLAALDMQAFMKRHKAEREALGKPYFEMRVGIHTGPVVAGIVGVKKFQYDIWGDTVNTASRMESSGEVGQVNISEATYALVKDASASRGNPAFTFTPRGRVQAKGKGEMEMYFVHRSSEVA, encoded by the coding sequence TTGGAATACCACCAAAAGGCGCTGGCGATGCGGGAAGAGCTCGGGGACAAGAGCGGGCTCGCCATAAGCCTGAACAACATCGGGCTGGTCTATCGCGGACAGGGCAAGGCCAGCCTTGCGATCGGCTATTGCCGAAAGAGCCTGGCCCTGGCGGAAGAGATCGGTGCATGGGACCTCCAGAAGGATGCGTGTCAATGCCATTATGATGCCTACAAGGCCATGGGCAAAGGCAACGAAGCGCTGGTGTATCTGGAGAAGATGAACGTGATCACCGACAGCCTCAACGCCCAAGAGACCTCCAAGAAATTAGAGCAGATGGAGTTCGCCAAGGTGATGCTGCAGGATAGCATCGCCAAGGCCGAAGAAGCCCGTCTGGTGCAGCAAGCGCATGAAGCGCAGATGCGCGGCGAGGAGCGTACACGGAACATCGCCATCGGTGGTGGCTTAGCGGTGCTGCTGTTGGCCGGTGGCATCTACACCCGCTTGCGGTACGTGCGCCGATCGAAGGCTGCACTGCAAGTGGAGAAGGACCGCTCCGAGAACCTCCTGCTCAACATCCTGCCGGCCGACATTGCGGCCGAGCTGAAGGAGAAGGGCAGGGCCGATGCGCGTGACTTCGATCAGGTCAGCATCCTCTTCACCGATTTCAAAGGCTTTACCGCTGCATCAGAGAAGCTGAGCGCCCAGGAGCTGGTCAGTGAGATCAATACATGCTTCGAGGCCTTCGACGACATCGTGGGCAAATACGGCATCGAGAAGATCAAGACCATCGGCGATGCGTACATGGCCGCTGGCGGGCTACCGGTGCCAACGGACAACTCGGCCACGAACACGGTGCTGGCGGCCTTGGACATGCAGGCCTTCATGAAGCGGCACAAGGCCGAGCGCGAGGCCCTGGGGAAGCCCTACTTCGAGATGCGCGTGGGCATCCACACCGGCCCTGTGGTGGCAGGCATCGTGGGCGTGAAGAAGTTCCAGTATGACATCTGGGGCGATACGGTGAACACGGCCAGCCGGATGGAATCATCCGGCGAGGTCGGACAGGTCAACATCAGCGAGGCGACGTATGCGCTGGTGAAGGATGCCTCGGCATCGCGCGGCAACCCGGCATTCACCTTCACCCCCCGCGGCAGAGTGCAGGCGAAGGGCAAGGGCGAAATGGAGATGTACTTCGTTCACCGTAGCAGCGAAGTCGCGTAG
- a CDS encoding peptidase S41: MAQPCACPAAFSWMVTTFEQNDAGFQLVVDRKGQAAYEEHTQALRAKADSAKDPVACTQVLDEWLHWFRKGHIGIGPTEQAQQAAQVHAANTAAQPTTVPPSRTMKLTEGDLVKRLNQAGAKRHPLEGVWTMGPYRVGIVRQPKDSTRFDAVILASENKNWRTGEVKVELQRQADGRYAGTFYMGDHSPEPVAATLKGSSGSMLQMRGVWMRQVPAPQFSPAERMHQRAMDAEAPFLERLSDRTLYMRIPSFEYAQKAMIDSVLSANDALIRNTENFIIDIRNGTGGSDASYAGLIPYLYTGPIRSVGVKLRATELNAAGYEAYADMFGRDTEDGRWCLDVATRMRAALGTWLEMDEQPWSVDSAHTVLPFPQRVGILHNAGNGSTDEQFLLDARTSAKVKLFGRPTQGSIDASNLREIASPDGCFMLAYTMSLSHRLPHMPVDVMGIQPDHYLDEGIPEMEWIGYVQGVLEGR, from the coding sequence ATGGCCCAACCCTGCGCCTGCCCAGCCGCCTTCAGTTGGATGGTGACCACCTTCGAGCAAAACGACGCCGGTTTCCAGCTTGTGGTGGACCGCAAAGGCCAGGCCGCCTACGAAGAGCACACACAAGCCCTGCGCGCCAAAGCCGACAGCGCTAAGGATCCGGTCGCCTGCACGCAAGTGCTCGACGAATGGCTGCACTGGTTCCGCAAGGGGCATATCGGCATCGGTCCCACGGAACAGGCGCAACAAGCAGCGCAAGTGCACGCAGCGAACACGGCCGCGCAGCCCACGACCGTTCCACCGAGCCGCACGATGAAGCTCACGGAAGGGGATCTGGTGAAGCGATTGAATCAAGCCGGTGCGAAACGGCACCCCTTGGAAGGCGTGTGGACCATGGGACCCTACCGCGTGGGCATCGTGCGGCAACCGAAGGACAGCACGCGCTTCGATGCGGTGATCCTGGCCTCGGAGAACAAGAATTGGAGAACCGGCGAGGTGAAAGTTGAACTTCAACGCCAGGCGGACGGGCGCTACGCGGGCACCTTCTATATGGGCGACCATTCACCCGAACCAGTGGCGGCCACCTTAAAGGGCAGCAGCGGCAGCATGCTGCAGATGCGCGGTGTTTGGATGCGTCAGGTGCCCGCGCCACAGTTCTCCCCGGCCGAACGCATGCACCAACGGGCGATGGACGCCGAAGCGCCCTTCCTGGAGCGGCTCAGCGACCGCACGCTCTACATGCGCATCCCTTCCTTCGAATACGCGCAGAAGGCGATGATCGACAGCGTGCTCTCCGCCAACGATGCGCTGATCCGCAACACGGAGAATTTCATCATCGACATCCGCAACGGGACCGGTGGCAGCGATGCGAGCTACGCAGGGTTGATCCCCTACCTCTACACGGGACCGATACGCAGCGTAGGCGTGAAGCTGCGCGCCACCGAGCTGAACGCTGCGGGCTACGAGGCCTATGCCGACATGTTCGGTCGGGACACAGAGGATGGGCGCTGGTGCCTGGATGTGGCCACCCGCATGCGTGCTGCGCTCGGGACGTGGTTGGAGATGGACGAACAGCCGTGGTCAGTGGACAGCGCGCACACCGTGCTGCCCTTCCCGCAGCGGGTGGGGATCCTGCACAACGCCGGCAACGGCAGCACCGATGAGCAGTTCCTGTTGGATGCGCGCACCAGTGCCAAGGTGAAGCTCTTCGGACGCCCCACGCAAGGTTCGATCGATGCATCGAACCTGCGGGAGATCGCATCACCCGATGGTTGCTTCATGCTGGCCTATACCATGAGCCTGAGCCACCGCCTGCCGCACATGCCGGTGGATGTGATGGGCATCCAGCCGGACCACTACCTGGATGAGGGCATTCCGGAGATGGAGTGGATCGGGTATGTGCAGGGCGTGTTGGAGGGGCGGTGA